A stretch of DNA from Oryza brachyantha chromosome 4, ObraRS2, whole genome shotgun sequence:
TATAAAGCCACCACGAGGAAATGCATGGAGCCACATGGTAAAACAGAATCATCCCAGACGCAGTTCATTCTCCAGCAAGTATCGAGTTacatacttaaaaaaacatggttcACATATTTGTTCTCGCAACCTTCTCGTTTCACTTACaataagtataaacgaaatTGCATATCAACAattgaaacataatttatgaatagaacttttacATACGTGTTTTTATCATTCTAAGAGCAAATTCTGTAAAACATAATACGATGGATAAATCCTAAAGCCAGCTCCAAAATTACGCTCTAAAATTCAGTGTTTTCAGCTTGAACTAGAAAacgaaaaggtaaaaaaagcAACAAGTGGTAGAAGACTGAACCGTGGGCCAAATGCCTGCACCGGTCTCTCTAAATGGGCCTTGAGAAAAGTTAATGGGCCGCCACATGTGCCCATATCTTCATGGGGGAAAAGCCCACAAGCGACAGGAGTTGGGGGAAAAGAAACCTGACCCGTAAATCCTATCCTCCTCCCTTCACCTtcgcggcgcgccgccggtcaccggtcgccgccgccctccgatTCGTCTCCGATCCATTccgcggaggcggccggcgcgccACTCTAGCTGCTTGGCGTGTCTGTATGTGATTCCGCTTCGTGCTGCTCCGGCGTCGCCTCCCCCCACGCCGAATCGAAAGCTGACCTTTCTGGTGTGTTCCCCTCCCTGCTTGTTTGTTGGCCGCAGGGGCGCAGGAAGTTGGTTCGAGTTGCCGCATCGGATTGTTCGCCGGCGTGAAGGTTCACTGGGCCAATATGGATGGTACGCACGCGCTGTCTCTATTGCCATTCCCATTTCCTTTTAATTTCTCGCGGtgcttagtttattttgtgacAGTTTGGCCCTTTGTGGATTAAATCTTGCCCCACCGGCCTTAAAAGTTTGAGGATTAAATTGTGTTTTGGTAGATAGTTTGTGTAGTTGGTGGCAATTGTAGTTGACTGGGACGAGTTAATTTGGAGTTAGTAATGGCAACTGCAAGGAAATATGAAAATAGCTATTTTTTGCCCTGGAGAATAAATAATTGATCGGTTTTTTCCTGATCATGAAAGAACCGGATCTATGCTATCAGCAATTCGGCATTAATAAACGATGATGGAACACAGTCAGAACTAAGTTTGCAGTCAGTATCATGCATTATAACCTGCACGCTAGAGAACCTGATTTGAGTTTCCAACTCCACGGATTTGAAGTACAGCTTCTGCTGGTGACCTTGTGTTAATGATGCTGCCTTGTTATATGTGTCTTTCAACAGTCGATAAACAGGAAACAATGGAAGAGACTATTCTTGTTGGTGATGATCTCATGCGTGGGTTGCCATCCCCTGTCATACCAAAAGAAATTGCTTCACATGTCCTGGATGGTGTTGAGATTTGCGATGGCATACTCAAAAATCTTTTCTTATGTGAGTTACTGCTTACATTCACACGAAAATCATTCTTCTCGTACTCTGTATTTGTGGAAGCACTATAATAAAGCAATTATATGTTACAGGTCTGCAAATCAATGATATCGAGCCATTTTGCCAAGATGAAATAGTACTATACCGACAATGTGCTGAGAAAAGGGTCAGTTATATTATAATTGTTTGAAATTGCAGGTAATATTTccctttttatttaatgtgtTTCTTTACATCTTATTTTTACAGGATAAGGAAATTAGAGAGCGGCTGCAGGATAGTGAATATAAGCTGGGTTTTTCAATGCCCCTGGAAGAAGCTAAGGAAAGAACTACCCAATTACAATCAGAAGTCACACTGCTAGAAAGGTAGCCAAACAACAGCAATTCTACCCTACATGTATCCAATGATAGTGTGATTAGCAATACTAGGCACTCCAATTATATGTCCTTGCACATGTCTTCTTGTGGTAGGAGTAATACCTAAGGCCAATGCATGCTGCATTTCTCTTGATTCATATATTTTGACGAGAAAAAAGGTTGAAAATGGTCATTTAAATTGCACAAGAAAGGTCatgtaaataatttatatacaccATGCGGCTTTCAAATTGAATTTCCTAGATTGTTACTGTTAAACCTAATTCTCAATGGAACACTTATAATGGCCTGCTCAGGGGATTTCGTGGCATATGAGAGAACCACATGGTTCCTGCATGATAAATGACAGGCAGGATCTTCATATCATAGGCTTCACAGTCCACACACGGGTGTCTGTTCCTATGAGTAATACTTGTTCTGGTGATTGACAGACTTATGAGTTTATGAGTAGCACTAGGAACAAGGCCAGACACTCGTAAAAATACCAACCATAATTCAGCTCCATATAAAATGAGCAATTGGATGTTCTGCATTCCCAATGATTTATCGACACGATTTCATAAGTTTTGCTTGTATGTGCTCTCATGTTTCTATTGTAGGCGCATGATCCTTGCTAGTGGACTTGAGGGCATGGAAGGATTTCGCCAAAGGTGGAGCTTGCATGGACAGCTCGAAGACACAAGGTATTAACTTTGAATTGGTCATGTGTTGTGATCATCTATGTCATAGTTGAAACCTGAAAGAGCTCGcttctaatttataaatatgggaTTTGAGAATTAAGAAGCTAATGGGCCTATGGTGCTTAATCAAGTTTTTAACTATTCGTATACATTTGAATAATTTATTGATTCAAATCCAGATGGCGCACAAGTGCAATGTGAACATCTGAAAAACAAAGTTTATCATTTTTCCCCTTCATTGACACTTGAGGCTAAATTTTCATCTGAACTGTCATTAATGCATTATGTTTTTGATTATGTGGAGGATCTACTTCAGATGAAATTAAACTGTTATAACCCTAGTCTCTCATGTGTTGGCCTGAGTGTCTTTTTGTGTGCTTTGTCTCTGGTGAGCCTTGTGAAGAGTTGTTTTCCAAGCAATTTGCCATCCTtcgtcttttttatttctgggATATCTTCCAGTGGTGATTTCCTCATTATAAGCACAAGCTACTGGACAAATCATATGCAAAGGAATTGCATTCAAAATTTCTGGTCACTCCAGTTGAACTTCTGAATTATTTGAGTGCAGAAATGAACTTAAAGTTGTTATTTCAGTTGTTATACTTTACACTGTTACCTTTTCAGGAAACGATTGGAGGCACTGAACCGTGGAATGGAAAAAAGAGTGGGACAAAGTTCTCCATCGCAAGGGACAGCTCCTGCTGTTAGGAAGAGGTGGTTCTTTTGGTAGGTTAGTATTTTGATTTGCTAAACGTTGTAGGATTCGGTATATCATTGGCAATGATGGAGTGAGCTCAATCCTTTCCGCAGTATACCGCCTCCAAACCAACCACTGAACCTGCTAACCAGTAAATTTGCATTTATACATAGCTTAGAGACTGAGCGTATCCAGGAATCCGAAACCTTCGAACTATTGCTCATAATACACTCATATGCCTTGCTGTGCCTTGTGAACCTCTCTACCATAACCAACCAAATgatctgtatttttttttccctgttgTGCTAAAATTAACGATAGCTTGGATTGTTTTGGTTGTCAGTAGAGTAAGTTTGCGGGTACACTCAATCTAGAGCATTTTACAGCGCAGTATTGAAGTTGCCACGGGCAACTTGGATGTCTCCACCCAGCTGTACTGACTACAGTGATCCAGATATTGGGAATAACCTATTAGCTTCCTTGGAGCAACATCCCGAAGCAAGATAGTACTGTACCAAGTAGAACTCTAGTGTGTTTACATGGACACTATCATGTGCCTCCAAGGTCATGCTTTACGCCTTGCGATGAAGATTACGCCGTACTCATGTCTTCTTCAGTTCTTGCACTCAAGACCGCATTCCTGAGTTGTCCTTTAACTTTTATGCCATGCTCGTATATCTCCTCTGGTACTAATAGGATTGGTTCTATATTGTCAACTGGTTTCAATTTATCGTTTCAAAGATTATTCTGGCACAAAGAAACCCTGAATTCCGTACCAGATATTCAGTTTTGCGTTCAAGATGGACAAGCAAAACCACGAGTGTACAAACTCGAAGCGGATCTTagattctttgttttttttcagtgaGAAGAACGGCAAGAGACACTTTTGAACAAGCTGATAAGGTTAGATTCTGCTGTTGCCATAGCGTAGAGATGATGTACTCGAAACCAAGATCAAGAACAAGCAACTGTATTCCGTTGGCCGGGATGTCAAGCGTGGAATCGTTTCATGTGGAGCTCACCGAGTGAGAGAAGCCGAGAAGTTGACCTGCCCAGACTTGATTGGCGAAAAAGCCATGCTTGGTTCCAACGACATACGTACGCTTGGTCAGAGCTCAATGCAGCCACCAAGATTCATATTAAAcaatcttattaatttttttatatttttatgattatttagatgGTATACAAGCAACAGgttacacccgtgtgctaataAACTGCTTCCCCTGCCTATAAGAAAGCTCGACGCCCCTGCACCGCCGTGTCACTCACACCCACGAACGTGTTCACGTTCACCTCCCCTACCAACGACACATCGGCGCGAGCGATCGATCTCTCTCCCGGAGATGGCATCCGTCcggccgtgcgccgccgcgtcgctgctgctcgccgccgccaccgctttcctcgtcggcgcggcgggcggccaGCAGCTGAGCCCGGACAGCCCCATCCTGAGGGACCCCAACGTGATCCCCATCTACATGACCCCTGGCTCGTCGCCCACCGTGGCGAGCTGCTACAACCAGAGCAACCCGGCGTCCGGCCCCGACTGCACCCTCGCGCCTCGCGCGTGCCCGCGCGGCTGCCGCGACATGTGCTACGTCCACTGCCCCTCCTGCAAGCTCGTCTGCCGTAAGAAACGCCTCTGAAAAACACGTTGCGTCGTGCAGTGCGTAGGCGGTTTTGATGATCCGTTTTTGTGTCGATTTATTTTGGACTGAACTGAGCAGTTTGTGAGCTGACCGGCACGGAGTGCTACGACCCGCGgttcgtcggcggcgacggcaacaaGTTCCTGTTCCACGGGCGCAGGGACGCCGACTTCTGCCTGCTCTCCGACGCCAACCTCCACATCAACGCGCACTTCATCGGCAAGCGCaacgcggcgtcggcgcgggaCTTCACCTGGGTGCAGGCGCTCGGCATCCGCTTCGGCGGCCACCGCCTGTACCTCGGCGTGAGGAGGACCGTCCGGTgggacgccgccgtcgaccgccTCGTGATCACCTTCGACGGCGCGCCCGTCGAGCTGGgggccgcgcccgccgccagCTGGAGCCCGGCGTCCGCTCCCGCGCTGTCGGTGTTCCGCACCGGCCCGGCCAATGGCGTGGTGGTGCGCCTCGACGGTCAGTTCCGCATCGTCGCCAACGCGGTGCCGGTCACCGAGGAGGACTCGAGGATCCACGGCTACGCCCTCACCCCGGACGACAGCCTCGCCCACCTCAACGTGGCGTTTAAGTTCTACTCCATCAGCGCCGACGTGCACGGCGTCCTCGGCCAGACCTACCGCCCCGACTACGTCAGCGCCGGCGTGGACGTGGGTGCCAAGATCCCGGTCATGGGCGGCGCCGGGAAGTACGTCGTGTCCGACATCTTCGCCACGGACTGCGAGGTGGCACGCTtcgccggcgaggacggcgcgcTCACCTCGCCGGTCGGCATGGTCGACGAGCCAGCCGACGCGCTCTGCGGCAGCGGGAAGGGCAGCGCCGGCCTGGTCTGCAAGAAGTGAGGTAAGTGTAGGAGCTGGTTTTGCTCGGTGCTTAACTATATCTGCTCACGTGCTTAGCTGCGCGCTGCTACGGTTATTGGTAGTAGTTCTAAGAATAAAAGATTTGGTAATTTGTCGTGTGTTTAGTTGTTGGGCAACGCAGGGATCTATACGAAGTGTTTTCTCATTGCCATGATTTGGAGTTTAGGATAAGGTCGGCATGATTCGAGCTTCAAATTCATATCGTCTGAATCCTAGCTCCCCTTTTGTCGTTGTGTTTCAGAAGTTCAGAATAAAAGTTGAACGCTAAagcttaatttgttatttgcCATGTACTTTACAGTGTCTGCTAAAAGATTCAAACAATTATGTGTCGTTTTGGCTGTTGTGTGTATTCATGGTACAGGGGCTGAAGATGCGCTTCAATTTCTGTTtcgctatatatataccacctcactttgttttctcttttcacTTTGGAATCTGTGTTGTTGGTTGTCATTGATCACAAATGCTAAATCTGGACCAAATGGCTGTAATTAATTTCGTTTTGGAATCAATGTATACACGTGTGTTTTTATCAGCAGATAATTGTTGGGTTGCTATATATTTTGGTGTCTAGTTACAATCAGAAACCTATAAAGTTACCGTTTTGTTATTTGtacattgtttttttcatacaaatttacaatgggtaaggctgaaaattttaaaacgtGACTGatttctaacaaaaaaaaaatcagtcaaCATTACCATTTTCACCATCTGAAAAATGACATGTCGTCAAACTTGTTCTGGCCTGTTGACACCAGTGCACCCAAAAGACCAAAAGTTTAGTACAAGATGACAAAAACAACAATCCGGTTCGGGTCTTAAGCTGGCTCTCTCAACGAAGTCCGTGGTCATGCACCGTAACGGGGGTGTCGGGATTCCTTGCCGAGGCTTGACACAAACGCCACGCACCTGTGTCCCTCCTTCCTGAATCCTGATCCGCACCGCTCACGCGTGATGCCTTTTGATCATCTCcgcctccttcttcttctccgcgCAGCGAGTGCCGTCCAATACTCCAATTGCATCGTCACCGATCAGGCGATCGCTTAGACACCAAACTCCAGTCCTGGTGGTCGTATTCCTTGCGTTCCCTCGCTGCAAGAATGACAGCTTGTTGCGCGGGCAGAGGTACAGTAATATAACGCCGCGTGCGTTGCTCTGGCCGGGAGCGAGGTCGCCATGGCGTAGGGAGCAACGATGGCTGGAGCGCCGCCGACGGAGAGTAGCCAACAGCGATGGCCTCTTCGGCCGCAGCGCCCCGGCGAGGATGAGCCTCTGACGAGCGGTCAGGTCCCGCCAGCTGCGGGCGAGACGacaaggcggcggtggcggcggcgacggcaacgggGATGCCaactccgccgcctcgccctgctgctcggcctcctcgccttcctcctctacctgcgacggcgccggcgcatgCGACGTCGAAGGAGACGCcgggtcgccgtcctcgtcgtcggggAGTAGGCGCTACACCAGGCTGCACGCGCGCCGGTTGTGGggtggccgcgccgcccgGTGCGCGAAACGGAGGCGGCGCCTGCGGCTAACGGCATACGTCGCACCCTAGTTGTGGGAATGGTTTTTTAGTGCATAGGACATTCATAATCTTTGTaatgtcatttaaatagtcataaaaatatatttttaataaaatagattaatatgagatatattgGATATGtaagttcaaatttgacttgTATATATGTAACTAAAAAGTTAAAGTAAAACTAGGATACGCActcataattatatatttatttttttcatgttttagagaagttgaatttaaattttgtatgttatagagtgatatatctcatattaatctatattgttaaagtttttatatttttttaaatgctaATAAGAGTTTTTCCCTAGCAGTGGGTACACCCATCGACAGTTTGATGGTTGACACTATGTAGGATCAATTGATAATACTTttttggtggtgtttagattgagaaaactTTTGATAGAAgcgtcacgtcaaatatttgaccggatgttggaaggggttttcggacacaaatgaaaaaacgaatttcacggctagcctggaaactgcgagacgaatcttttgagcctaattaatccgccattagcacatgttggttactgtagcacttatggctaatcatggactaattaggctcaaaagattcgtctcaaaatttcttccgtaactgtgcaattagtttttttggtttatctatgtttaatgttttatttaggtgtccaaatattcgatgtgatgtttttgaaaaaaaaatttaggaactaaacaaggcctttgTCACACGTACGGATGCGGTGTGTCTGTTCTTCTAATtttagtattattttattgactAGTCTTATATAGTCTTATgctttttatgtttatatattggTTCATTCTAACAAAGTTGTCTATATATGATGCCGTGTATGGACGAACATTTTAGTGAGTGTAAGGTACTGAACTAGCGTGCAAGGCACTCCACGCGGCAATGGCACCCACAAGCAGGCACAAAATTGTCTGAACTATCAGACGCACAAAGTTGTTTACCCGTAAAGTAACCATCCAGGTTCACCGGCACATGAACAAGCGTGACGTCAAACTGATTTCAAGCAATGTACCGGCGCCGAAGTTAGCGACCGATCCGTACAAGCGCTACCACGTTATACATTGCTACAACTCGTCCGCGGGATAGttcgctgcgccgccgccgctgccctgCCGGcacgcggcgtcggcggccagCCAGATCTCGTCGCGGACGGTGGAGTCGGCGTCGTCGTTGCGGTGCCACGTCCAGCGCGCGGCGGTCGCATTCACCACCCTCAGCCGCCCGTGCCCGAAGCTCGCCTCCCTCACCGCCGAGAGCGGCGCCAACTTGTGGTTCTTCCGAAAGCTGACACCCAAGCAGATTAATTTAGCCGTCGGAATGCTAATTTCTCTTGCATCCACGAGTGGTGGAATCAGTACGTCTGTGCGTGAATCTAGTCTTAAGTTATGTGTTGGTGTTAATGTTTGTGCTTACTCAAATGCGAGGCCTTCCCtattgccgccgtcgcctaTGGTGATGTGCACCGGTCCACACGTGTTCGCCTCGTTGTTATATACCCTTGTCTGCAACGACAGAAGCAAGACGTGTTGTACTGCTGATCAACGCGTTGGAGCAATTCTGATGCAGATTGAAATGGAACTCACGAAGCGTTCGTAGGCGTGGACATGGCCGGCGAATACGACGTCGACGCGGGCCTCGTAGAGGAGGCGCTCCATGGCCTTCCTCATGGCCTCGCCCTCCCCCTCGTGCGCTGCGTTCGTGTTGTACCAGGGGGCGtgcagcagcaccaccacccagggcgtcgcggcgcggtcgacggcggcgaggtcgcgcGCCAGCCAACTGTACTGCTCCGAGCTCGAGTTGAAGTCGGCGTACGAGCCGAGCATGACGACgtggacggcgccgccggcggcgtcgaagGAGTAGTAGAGGCTGGTCGCCGAGCCGCTCTCCTCGTACGGCatccgccaccgcgccgcgtaGGCCGTGAACGGCCGCGGCGAGTCCGGGAGCGCCATCGCGGCCTCTACCTCGTGGTTCCCCTCGGTCACCATCCACGGCCGCCGGCTCGCGTACCGCTGAACGAACCGGCCGAACGAATCCCACAGCGGCTGCTGGGCGTCGGCGTAGGACAGGTCGCCGGGCACCAGCAGCATGTCGTAGTCGGACCGGCCGACGTGGGACAGCGTTGACGCCGTCCATTCGGTCTGTCCAAGATCCcccgcgacggcgagctcgATGGGGAGAGCGGCCGGCGGGGTCTTGAGGCTGAACTCGTCGCCGGCCATGCCGCACCGATAGTAGTACACCGTGCCCGGATCCAGCGGCCCGATCTTGACGTGGTGGATCTTGCCGGAGGAGTAGAGGAAGTAGCGGTAGGAGGTGTGCTCGccggtcgccgacgccgtgtAATTCCCGGAGACCTTGCCGTACTCCACCACGGACTTCGCGCGCTTGTCCTCGGTGACCCATGACACTCTCATACGGTTCGCCCCGACGACCGACACATGGACCTATGCACAAACACCACGAGCTCATGCATCGTCATTTCCCTAGCCACACCAAAAAAGAACGCGACGCTCGATCACGATCTCACTCTCGCTCGTGTATCAAGTTACAGCAATGGCGGCGCCCGTGCAGAGCAACGCTTTTTGCGCGCGCGCGGTACCTGTTGAGGATGTGAGGCGGGCTTGGTGTGCTCAGTGAAGATGACCCTCCCGGGAGGCGGCCGGGCATActccgtggcggcggcggcgcacgcgacGAACACGGCGGAGACGAGGAGCGTTCCGGCAACCAGGTGGAGATCAACGCGACGCGTCATCTTCTTCCCTTTGGCGCGTCGATCGTGTCGTATCTAGGCAAGTGGAAGCAACCTGACTACCTGAGACCCGGTGGAGTCGTCGTATACATTTGGGACCATATAGCGTGGGGTTGGCCTATACGGCGATGCGTCGCGTGTTGCCGATGGCGTCAAGCAATGGGGAAATCGCTCGCATGCACGCGCGGCGCAGAGGCTTTCGCTTGACGCGCTGCacaacggcggcgagcgggagAACAACCTGTGTGGCGCAGCGCGATGCGGGCGTTTGCGTCCTCCGCGTACGGGAGCCGCTCGCGCTTTGCTTAGCGGGGACTTCACCGCACGAGACCCAACTGACACACACAGCTGATACTTCGCTTCAAGCATTTTGCACTGCTGGGTAAGTGGGTAGTGGGCGGGCACTGGTCACTTGGTCAGGAATTGGGGATGCCGAGGAAACGCGAGGGCGCGAGAGGGCAGATCTTACTACTGTTGAGTTGGGCTAGGCCCTTCGGAATTTGCAACACCGCGAGAACTTTGGAAGTCCGGCTTTTGGGCTTTCCTTGGACTATCGCTTGGATTGGAAACCGTTCACTTTGCCTCGCTGCACTATGAGCTGAGTTTGATTCATATCCCTCTATCGTAAAACTGGGTATAAAAATTCACTCGATTATTAAAACCTGATTAATTTAGCTCCTTGGACGAGTTTGATAGCGGGTTTATCCCAGTGACAATCtagttagcaaaaaaaattaaaaaaatacatgtgtGGTGCTTATTTAGGGATGACAATCATACTCGATTACCCATTTACCCATCAGTAAAACCAATTAAGATTAGATATGTTCTTCATTTTTTACCCATGAAAATGTTATTAGGTCAAAATCTATGTCCGATGGGTTTGTCTGTTCTTACCCGCAAAATGTCATTGTTATGTGAGTTTCATTAGTCcgtaaatttttaatgtatatctaagttaaactttaatttatatCTTGCACTATGATACGGATATTTTAAGTTAACATTGTATTGGATAGTTAATACAtgagtaaaattattttatattgtttgtatcatgtatatatttagtgATTGGTAAACCCGTGGTTACGTCATTACGTGCCGCTTGTGGATAACGTGTATGGGTCTCATACCCGTCACAGGTAATAGATATATGATTGGCATAAAATTATCTCACGGGCATAGGTATGAGTATGCACTACCCATGGCTGTTGTGCCTGGTTGCTATCCTTACATGGCATACAATCATCAAAGACTCATATG
This window harbors:
- the LOC102699394 gene encoding uncharacterized protein LOC102699394 isoform X1 yields the protein MDVDKQETMEETILVGDDLMRGLPSPVIPKEIASHVLDGVEICDGILKNLFLCLQINDIEPFCQDEIVLYRQCAEKRDKEIRERLQDSEYKLGFSMPLEEAKERTTQLQSEVTLLERRMILASGLEGMEGFRQRWSLHGQLEDTRKRLEALNRGMEKRVGQSSPSQGTAPAVRKRWFFCAVLKLPRATWMSPPSCTDYSDPDIGNNLLASLEQHPEAR
- the LOC102699394 gene encoding uncharacterized protein LOC102699394 isoform X3, producing MDVDKQETMEETILVGDDLMRGLPSPVIPKEIASHVLDGVEICDGILKNLFLCLQINDIEPFCQDEIVLYRQCAEKRDKEIRERLQDSEYKLGFSMPLEEAKERTTQLQSEVTLLERRMILASGLEGMEGFRQRWSLHGQLEDTRKRLEALNRGMEKRVGQSSPSQGTAPAVRKRWFFW
- the LOC102699394 gene encoding uncharacterized protein LOC102699394 isoform X2: MDVDKQETMEETILVGDDLMRGLPSPVIPKEIASHVLDGVEICDGILKNLFLCLQINDIEPFCQDEIVLYRQCAEKRDKEIRERLQDSEYKLGFSMPLEEAKERTTQLQSEVTLLERRMILASGLEGMEGFRQRWSLHGQLEDTRKRLEALNRGMEKRVGQSSPSQGTAPAVRKRWFFCEKNGKRHF
- the LOC102699857 gene encoding uncharacterized protein LOC102699857, with the protein product MASVRPCAAASLLLAAATAFLVGAAGGQQLSPDSPILRDPNVIPIYMTPGSSPTVASCYNQSNPASGPDCTLAPRACPRGCRDMCYVHCPSCKLVCLCELTGTECYDPRFVGGDGNKFLFHGRRDADFCLLSDANLHINAHFIGKRNAASARDFTWVQALGIRFGGHRLYLGVRRTVRWDAAVDRLVITFDGAPVELGAAPAASWSPASAPALSVFRTGPANGVVVRLDGQFRIVANAVPVTEEDSRIHGYALTPDDSLAHLNVAFKFYSISADVHGVLGQTYRPDYVSAGVDVGAKIPVMGGAGKYVVSDIFATDCEVARFAGEDGALTSPVGMVDEPADALCGSGKGSAGLVCKK
- the LOC102700136 gene encoding purple acid phosphatase 22-like isoform X1, whose protein sequence is MTRRVDLHLVAGTLLVSAVFVACAAAATEYARPPPGRVIFTEHTKPASHPQQVHVSVVGANRMRVSWVTEDKRAKSVVEYGKVSGNYTASATGEHTSYRYFLYSSGKIHHVKIGPLDPGTVYYYRCGMAGDEFSLKTPPAALPIELAVAGDLGQTEWTASTLSHVGRSDYDMLLVPGDLSYADAQQPLWDSFGRFVQRYASRRPWMVTEGNHEVEAAMALPDSPRPFTAYAARWRMPYEESGSATSLYYSFDAAGGAVHVVMLGSYADFNSSSEQYSWLARDLAAVDRAATPWVVVLLHAPWYNTNAAHEGEGEAMRKAMERLLYEARVDVVFAGHVHAYERFTRVYNNEANTCGPVHITIGDGGNREGLAFDFRKNHKLAPLSAVREASFGHGRLRVVNATAARWTWHRNDDADSTVRDEIWLAADAACRQGSGGGAANYPADEL
- the LOC102700136 gene encoding purple acid phosphatase 22-like isoform X2, giving the protein MRVSWVTEDKRAKSVVEYGKVSGNYTASATGEHTSYRYFLYSSGKIHHVKIGPLDPGTVYYYRCGMAGDEFSLKTPPAALPIELAVAGDLGQTEWTASTLSHVGRSDYDMLLVPGDLSYADAQQPLWDSFGRFVQRYASRRPWMVTEGNHEVEAAMALPDSPRPFTAYAARWRMPYEESGSATSLYYSFDAAGGAVHVVMLGSYADFNSSSEQYSWLARDLAAVDRAATPWVVVLLHAPWYNTNAAHEGEGEAMRKAMERLLYEARVDVVFAGHVHAYERFTRVYNNEANTCGPVHITIGDGGNREGLAFDFRKNHKLAPLSAVREASFGHGRLRVVNATAARWTWHRNDDADSTVRDEIWLAADAACRQGSGGGAANYPADEL